A window from Streptomyces sp. NBC_00335 encodes these proteins:
- a CDS encoding class I SAM-dependent methyltransferase, which translates to MASRSTPPPRRPVGTVTRGTTNPNRLRRMDRWIAATHGAALRRADAPVAVDLGYGAAPWTAVELLTRLREAAPRVRVVGIEIEPARVAGAKPYEREGLSFRHGGFEVPLEGGVRPALIRAANVLRQYDEEQVEAVWERLCARLAPDGLLVEGTCDEIGRRHVWVALGPEGARTVTFATRLGSLERPSDLAERLPKALIHRNVPGEPVHAFLRDFDRAWAAAAPYASYGARQRWIRTARALAGDWPLADGPVRWRQGELTVRWEALRPSG; encoded by the coding sequence ATGGCCTCCCGCTCCACCCCTCCCCCGCGGCGCCCCGTCGGCACGGTGACCCGCGGGACGACGAACCCGAACCGCCTGCGCCGCATGGACCGCTGGATCGCGGCGACGCACGGGGCGGCGCTGCGGCGCGCGGACGCCCCGGTCGCGGTGGACCTCGGCTACGGGGCCGCGCCCTGGACCGCGGTGGAGCTGCTGACCCGGCTGCGGGAGGCGGCCCCGCGGGTGCGGGTGGTCGGCATCGAGATCGAACCGGCCCGGGTCGCGGGTGCGAAGCCGTACGAGCGGGAGGGCCTGAGCTTTCGGCACGGCGGCTTCGAGGTGCCGCTGGAGGGCGGGGTGCGGCCCGCGCTGATCCGGGCGGCGAACGTGCTGCGCCAGTACGACGAGGAGCAGGTCGAGGCGGTGTGGGAGCGATTGTGTGCCCGGCTCGCTCCCGACGGGCTGCTGGTGGAGGGGACGTGCGACGAGATCGGGCGGCGCCACGTCTGGGTCGCGCTCGGGCCCGAAGGGGCGCGCACGGTGACCTTCGCGACCCGGCTGGGCTCCCTGGAGCGCCCCTCGGACCTGGCGGAGCGGCTGCCGAAGGCGCTGATCCACCGCAACGTGCCGGGCGAGCCGGTGCACGCGTTCCTGCGCGACTTCGACCGGGCGTGGGCGGCGGCGGCCCCGTACGCCTCGTACGGGGCGCGGCAGCGCTGGATCCGGACGGCGCGGGCGCTGGCCGGGGACTGGCCGCTGGCGGACGGGCCGGT